A portion of the Litorimonas taeanensis genome contains these proteins:
- the glpD gene encoding glycerol-3-phosphate dehydrogenase → MTAEKNANNQPQSYDMLVIGGGINGTAIARDAAGRGLSVLLCERDDLASHTSSASTKLIHGGLRYLEHYDFRLVRESLKEREVLLRAAPHIIWPMRFVLPYDEGLRPKWILRLGLFLYDNLGGRELLPGTKTRKLTDPIYDELETRFTTGYEYSDCWVEDSRLVTLYAMDAARCGADIRTQTEVISIRGEGGAYAVELRTGNDKNDEIIETITAKGIVNAAGPWVETLSEIAAAGTQTQGGKPHASSLRLVKGSHIVVPKMFDDPHAYIFQNADDRVVFAIPYEHDFTLIGTTDVPHEKADDLPEASAKEIAYLCECVNEYFEKDISPEDVVWTYSGVRPLYDDKAAEASEVTRDYVLGLDTPVKGAPFLSVYGGKITTSRKLADHVMEKLEDFYPKMGKPWTRKAHLPGGDIKDADFEAFYQTQRKAYPDIDPTQLLRMARRYGTCLTEVLKNGLGQDFGGTLCEADIRYMVKAEWAKSADDILWRRTRCGLHMSAEQRIAFAEWFEANITFT, encoded by the coding sequence ATGACAGCCGAGAAAAACGCAAATAATCAGCCGCAAAGCTATGACATGCTCGTCATAGGGGGCGGTATTAATGGCACGGCTATTGCCCGTGATGCGGCGGGGCGCGGGCTATCTGTTTTGCTCTGTGAGCGTGATGACCTTGCGAGTCATACCTCATCGGCGAGTACGAAATTAATCCATGGCGGTCTGCGCTATCTAGAGCATTATGATTTTCGCTTGGTACGCGAATCTCTAAAAGAACGCGAAGTCTTATTGCGTGCGGCTCCGCATATTATTTGGCCCATGCGGTTTGTCTTGCCCTATGATGAAGGTTTGCGCCCGAAATGGATTTTACGCCTTGGGCTCTTTCTTTATGACAATCTGGGCGGCCGAGAGCTTTTACCGGGGACGAAAACCCGGAAACTAACGGACCCCATCTATGATGAATTAGAAACCCGCTTTACGACTGGGTATGAATATTCTGATTGCTGGGTCGAAGATTCTCGCCTTGTGACGCTTTACGCGATGGACGCGGCGCGATGCGGCGCGGACATTCGTACGCAAACAGAGGTGATATCCATTCGCGGTGAAGGCGGGGCCTATGCCGTCGAGCTAAGAACAGGCAATGATAAAAACGACGAGATAATAGAGACCATCACAGCTAAGGGTATCGTCAATGCGGCGGGGCCATGGGTAGAAACTCTTTCGGAAATTGCCGCCGCAGGCACGCAAACACAGGGCGGCAAACCCCATGCAAGCTCTCTACGCCTCGTCAAAGGCAGCCATATCGTTGTCCCGAAAATGTTTGATGACCCGCATGCCTATATATTCCAAAATGCCGATGACCGCGTCGTCTTTGCGATACCATACGAGCATGATTTCACCCTGATTGGTACAACGGATGTCCCGCATGAGAAGGCTGACGATCTGCCCGAAGCGTCCGCCAAAGAAATTGCCTATCTTTGTGAGTGTGTGAACGAGTATTTTGAAAAAGATATCTCGCCCGAAGATGTTGTGTGGACGTATTCAGGCGTCCGTCCGCTCTATGATGATAAAGCGGCAGAGGCATCTGAGGTTACGCGCGACTATGTCCTCGGCTTAGACACGCCAGTAAAAGGCGCTCCGTTCTTATCGGTTTATGGTGGTAAAATTACCACGTCTCGCAAACTCGCCGATCATGTGATGGAGAAGCTCGAAGATTTCTATCCAAAAATGGGCAAGCCTTGGACGCGCAAAGCGCATCTCCCTGGCGGCGATATCAAAGATGCTGATTTCGAAGCCTTTTATCAAACGCAGCGCAAGGCTTATCCTGATATCGACCCGACCCAGCTGCTACGTATGGCCCGTCGTTACGGCACATGCTTAACCGAGGTTTTGAAAAATGGCTTAGGGCAAGACTTTGGCGGTACGCTCTGCGAAGCCGATATACGTTATATGGTAAAAGCTGAATGGGCCAAATCGGCAGATGATATTCTATGGCGCCGTACCCGATGCGGTCTTCATATGAGCGCCGAGCAGAGAATAGCTTTTGCCGAATGGTTCGAGGCCAATATTACCTTTACATAG
- a CDS encoding L-serine ammonia-lyase, whose amino-acid sequence MLSVLDIFRVGIGPSSSHTVGPMRITERFIRRLQRMKLFEKTERIEVALRGSLAFTGEGHGSPRAALLGLAGLKPESFKADIAAKVWSEALENNTLKLGGKRDIAFNYKADIRLDYDTPADLHPNEMAVMAYDATGGLLEKRTYYSTGGGFIASKAQLKKPAKNDIVKIGVSEGPYQFKSAADLLNFCRAEGLPIHEIILANEDSKRPRDKTKAMLDDIAEKMMDCINRGLETHGILPGGLKVTRRAPRLWDRLQNAPMSNEREQLFDWLNVYAMAVNEENAAGGQVVTAPTNGAAGIIPSVIRHYCMDKSPAAVRTFLLTAGGIGLLYKQRASISGAEMGCQGEVGVACSMAAGGLAAVWGGTPDQVCSAAEIGMEHNLGLTCDPVGGLVQIPCIERNAIGAVKAVNAARLALHSSEAAKVSLDQVIETMRQTGLDMSTKYKETSQGGLAVNVVEC is encoded by the coding sequence ATGCTTTCTGTGCTTGATATATTTCGTGTGGGTATCGGCCCATCTTCGTCCCACACCGTGGGGCCGATGCGGATTACAGAACGCTTTATACGCCGTTTACAACGTATGAAGCTTTTTGAGAAAACAGAGCGTATAGAGGTCGCGCTACGTGGCTCGCTCGCCTTTACGGGCGAAGGGCATGGCTCGCCTCGGGCCGCGCTTTTGGGCCTCGCCGGATTAAAGCCAGAAAGCTTTAAAGCTGATATTGCGGCTAAAGTCTGGTCTGAGGCTCTCGAAAATAATACTCTGAAACTAGGCGGAAAGCGCGATATCGCGTTTAATTATAAGGCTGATATTCGATTAGATTACGATACACCTGCGGATCTTCACCCCAATGAAATGGCAGTCATGGCTTATGATGCTACGGGCGGCTTGCTAGAAAAGCGGACCTATTATTCAACAGGCGGTGGATTTATTGCGTCGAAAGCGCAGCTGAAAAAACCTGCTAAAAATGACATTGTGAAAATCGGCGTAAGCGAAGGCCCTTATCAATTTAAATCCGCCGCCGATCTCTTAAATTTTTGCCGTGCCGAAGGCTTGCCCATTCATGAAATCATACTGGCGAATGAAGATAGCAAACGCCCCAGAGATAAAACCAAGGCCATGCTCGACGATATAGCCGAGAAAATGATGGACTGTATTAATCGTGGTTTGGAAACACATGGTATCTTGCCCGGCGGCTTAAAGGTGACGCGCCGCGCACCGCGCCTTTGGGATCGTCTTCAGAATGCGCCAATGTCAAATGAAAGAGAACAACTCTTCGATTGGCTCAATGTTTACGCAATGGCCGTGAATGAAGAAAATGCGGCAGGCGGCCAAGTTGTCACCGCCCCCACAAATGGCGCGGCGGGGATTATCCCGTCTGTTATTCGACATTATTGCATGGATAAAAGCCCCGCCGCAGTGCGGACCTTCCTTTTGACGGCAGGTGGAATTGGCCTGCTTTACAAACAGCGGGCGTCAATTTCTGGCGCAGAAATGGGATGCCAAGGCGAGGTGGGCGTGGCTTGTTCTATGGCGGCGGGCGGGCTCGCCGCAGTATGGGGCGGCACGCCTGACCAAGTTTGTAGCGCGGCAGAGATCGGCATGGAACATAATCTTGGCCTGACCTGTGACCCTGTTGGGGGGCTTGTGCAAATTCCGTGTATCGAACGTAATGCCATTGGTGCGGTGAAAGCGGTGAACGCGGCACGTCTGGCCCTGCATAGTTCTGAGGCTGCAAAGGTGAGCCTTGATCAGGTCATTGAAACGATGCGCCAGACGGGCCTAGATATGAGCACAAAATACAAAGAAACGAGCCAAGGCGGCCTCGCCGTGAATGTGGTGGAGTGTTAG
- a CDS encoding alpha/beta hydrolase family protein codes for MAVESVKIVSKDGAQIIAPLYRSDETSSDNNGSEKTLFVLLPAMGVKASFYKPVAEILQAKGYNVLLCDLRGQGTSNRKPPTYKFGYAEILELDLPAYIEAAKHACPQNQIILLGHSLGGHLSLLYKATNPKDISAVAIIASGSVYYRAYQGIEAVKIWIGTQSSVLVSTLFGYFPGHKLGFGGKQPKALMRDWARQGRTGNFLPKGAQKNYEAALSRAAFPIFALSLEGDNFAPHSAADHLVSKLPKAHVKRVCYKPPAGIKEKIDHFRWVKHSDDIAAYLTLWAEHL; via the coding sequence ATGGCCGTAGAGAGCGTAAAGATCGTGTCAAAAGACGGCGCCCAGATTATAGCGCCGCTTTACCGTTCTGATGAAACAAGCTCTGATAATAATGGCTCAGAGAAAACGCTCTTTGTTCTACTTCCTGCCATGGGCGTGAAAGCCTCTTTTTATAAACCCGTGGCGGAAATATTACAGGCGAAGGGCTATAATGTTCTCTTATGTGATTTACGCGGCCAAGGGACGAGTAACCGTAAACCACCCACATATAAATTTGGATATGCAGAGATTTTAGAGCTCGATTTGCCAGCCTATATAGAGGCGGCTAAGCACGCCTGTCCGCAAAACCAAATCATATTATTAGGGCATAGTCTCGGCGGACATTTAAGCCTGCTATACAAGGCTACGAACCCAAAAGACATTTCGGCCGTGGCTATTATTGCGAGTGGCTCAGTATATTACAGAGCCTATCAAGGCATAGAAGCTGTGAAGATATGGATAGGAACACAAAGCTCGGTTTTGGTCTCTACTCTCTTCGGGTATTTCCCCGGCCATAAATTAGGGTTTGGCGGGAAACAGCCAAAGGCCCTTATGCGGGATTGGGCGCGGCAAGGTAGAACTGGAAATTTTCTACCAAAAGGCGCTCAGAAAAATTATGAAGCGGCCCTGTCGCGCGCGGCGTTTCCTATATTTGCTTTGTCCCTAGAGGGCGATAATTTCGCCCCGCATAGCGCAGCGGACCATCTGGTTTCCAAGCTACCAAAGGCGCATGTGAAACGCGTCTGTTATAAACCGCCTGCAGGCATAAAAGAAAAAATAGATCACTTCCGATGGGTCAAACACAGTGACGACATTGCAGCATATTTAACCCTGTGGGCCGAGCATCTATAA
- the folE gene encoding GTP cyclohydrolase I FolE, translating to MKNDTVQKPTLKAVHSAPRPSQEEAMEAVRTLIAWAGDNPDREGLIDTPKRVVKAYKEWFRGYDMDPAEELSRVFEDVSGYDDMVVLREIDVESHCEHHIAPFLGKAYVAYLPTDKVVGISKLVKVVEIFAKRLQTQETMTAQIAEAIDEALKPRGSAIMIDAVHQCMSTRGVHHPDVSTITTQFTGEFKTNPQLQDRFLKLIGKA from the coding sequence ATGAAGAATGATACTGTACAAAAACCCACGCTAAAAGCGGTTCACAGCGCGCCGCGCCCGTCTCAAGAAGAGGCGATGGAAGCGGTTCGCACCCTCATCGCTTGGGCCGGCGACAATCCTGACCGCGAAGGCCTGATTGATACACCTAAGCGCGTCGTCAAAGCCTATAAAGAATGGTTTCGCGGATATGATATGGATCCGGCCGAGGAACTCTCCCGTGTGTTCGAAGATGTCTCTGGCTATGATGATATGGTTGTTTTGCGCGAAATAGATGTGGAATCACATTGCGAACATCACATCGCGCCATTTTTGGGCAAAGCCTATGTCGCTTACCTGCCCACGGACAAAGTGGTCGGCATTTCTAAATTGGTCAAAGTTGTCGAAATCTTTGCCAAGCGCTTGCAAACTCAAGAAACGATGACGGCGCAAATTGCAGAGGCTATTGACGAAGCGCTTAAACCCCGCGGCTCCGCCATCATGATTGACGCTGTCCATCAATGTATGAGCACACGCGGCGTGCATCACCCTGATGTGTCCACGATTACAACGCAGTTTACAGGTGAGTTTAAAACCAATCCTCAGCTTCAAGACAGATTTTTAAAGCTTATTGGTAAGGCCTAG
- a CDS encoding coproporphyrinogen-III oxidase family protein, whose amino-acid sequence MSKIDFSPLYYGPNPPQPTPFDRLYAITHFIMPNFGTMDWDWQSREQVNDNLIKLQDETQNLNDDIMLYIHVPYCKSFCHYCNFNKNHYPRQSQDRLDLYVDYLIKEIDWYMAQPYVQARNFTAIYIGGGTPSTLSHKGMERLFTHLKQVVPKYDRLEKTFTGEPRSFKDIEKLKIVKDFGFDRVTFGIETFDPVLRKQIGRVDKQEDIDALFTGLEQINYKGDRCVDLMYDLPGQTFDGFAKDLETLVTQYKPEEADLFGTVYLPYRPMHKLIMKERLEQPGTMWQLLAMREFGYDYMIRHGYHNTIAETFSQNSKPSQYQTAHCGRQDIIGVGCAARGNVKDMVSINPDKIEDYIANIDAYGVSSTTMQPIGMSGVLDRLMVMFPRFKEIDKSLLAKFKDCDRYEPAMKILESHIQSGCTEDEGDRYTINKLGVVWHGNLQTDYMSHTLNTQGKMLLKCISDKKKHFARDVRFGTNFVTKFILGNPELFPLLMK is encoded by the coding sequence ATGTCTAAGATTGATTTCTCACCACTATATTATGGTCCTAATCCCCCGCAGCCGACGCCATTTGATCGGCTTTACGCTATCACACATTTCATCATGCCAAATTTCGGGACGATGGATTGGGATTGGCAAAGCCGGGAACAAGTCAATGATAATTTGATTAAACTTCAGGATGAGACGCAAAATTTAAATGACGATATAATGCTATATATCCATGTCCCCTATTGTAAGTCATTTTGTCATTATTGTAATTTTAATAAAAATCATTACCCGCGGCAGTCCCAAGATCGCCTCGACCTCTATGTGGATTACCTCATCAAAGAAATCGATTGGTATATGGCTCAGCCTTATGTCCAAGCCAGAAACTTTACAGCGATCTATATAGGGGGCGGAACGCCGTCGACCTTATCGCATAAAGGGATGGAGCGTCTCTTCACCCATCTTAAGCAAGTCGTGCCAAAATATGATAGGCTGGAAAAGACATTCACAGGCGAGCCACGCTCTTTCAAAGATATTGAGAAATTGAAAATCGTCAAAGATTTTGGGTTTGACCGCGTTACTTTTGGTATTGAAACCTTTGATCCGGTGCTGAGAAAGCAAATTGGCCGAGTCGATAAACAAGAAGATATAGACGCCTTATTTACGGGTTTAGAACAGATAAACTATAAGGGCGATCGTTGTGTCGACTTAATGTATGATTTGCCGGGGCAAACTTTTGATGGGTTTGCAAAAGACCTCGAAACTTTGGTGACGCAATATAAACCTGAAGAAGCTGATTTATTCGGTACAGTGTATTTGCCGTATCGCCCCATGCATAAGCTGATTATGAAAGAGCGCTTAGAGCAACCGGGCACGATGTGGCAGCTCTTGGCGATGCGTGAATTTGGTTATGATTATATGATCCGTCATGGATATCATAATACGATTGCTGAAACCTTCTCTCAAAACTCTAAACCCTCACAATATCAAACGGCGCATTGTGGCCGCCAAGATATAATCGGAGTGGGCTGTGCGGCGCGTGGTAATGTCAAAGATATGGTCTCGATAAATCCCGACAAAATAGAAGACTATATTGCCAATATTGACGCTTATGGCGTTTCCTCAACAACAATGCAGCCCATTGGTATGTCAGGGGTGTTAGACCGCTTAATGGTGATGTTTCCGCGATTCAAAGAGATCGACAAATCTCTCCTCGCTAAGTTCAAAGATTGCGACCGATATGAACCCGCCATGAAAATTCTAGAGAGCCATATACAATCAGGGTGTACTGAAGATGAGGGCGACCGCTATACCATCAATAAACTCGGTGTGGTTTGGCATGGTAATCTGCAGACGGATTACATGTCACATACGCTCAATACCCAAGGCAAAATGCTCTTAAAGTGTATCAGTGATAAGAAAAAACATTTTGCGCGCGATGTTCGTTTTGGCACAAATTTCGTCACAAAATTTATTCTAGGCAATCCAGAGCTATTCCCTCTATTGATGAAATAG
- a CDS encoding AfsA-related hotdog domain-containing protein gives MSVYNSINALPFMGTSSAKDVQETSARKHRGVNHRSAKYQGQQHRPVTQRDVHKVQDQNRLISWLEKLPSEEGETLYRAKVRILPAHAYFFEHDRHHIPGLYIIEAGRQIGLAIPHLFFDVGYDQAFVLDGCEMHFQGFANLSDELFIEARVFDAIFRKDKLQSLSFDGTFYQKGAALVRYQSHIRLFPERLLKRYEKQLA, from the coding sequence GTGAGCGTGTATAATTCAATTAACGCATTACCCTTCATGGGGACGTCATCGGCCAAAGATGTTCAAGAGACGTCCGCCAGAAAGCATCGCGGCGTAAACCATCGCAGCGCGAAATATCAGGGTCAGCAACATCGCCCTGTAACGCAACGAGATGTTCACAAAGTGCAGGATCAGAACCGACTTATCTCTTGGTTAGAGAAACTGCCAAGCGAAGAGGGCGAAACGCTTTATCGGGCAAAGGTGCGTATTCTTCCGGCGCACGCCTATTTTTTCGAACATGACCGACACCATATTCCCGGCCTATATATAATTGAGGCAGGCCGCCAAATTGGATTAGCCATACCGCATTTATTCTTTGATGTGGGCTATGACCAGGCTTTTGTTCTGGATGGCTGCGAGATGCACTTCCAAGGGTTTGCAAATCTTTCGGATGAATTGTTCATAGAAGCCCGTGTTTTTGATGCCATATTTCGCAAAGACAAACTGCAGTCCTTGTCGTTTGACGGCACATTCTACCAGAAGGGCGCCGCTTTGGTGAGATATCAAAGCCATATACGTCTTTTCCCAGAGCGCCTCTTAAAACGTTATGAAAAGCAATTGGCATGA
- a CDS encoding FAD-dependent oxidoreductase, which yields MTGKNHRVAVIGGGVSGIAAAHYLLQAGYQVDLYEASNRLGGRVSIGNLSGEEVCFGGKNIGYDYIEFRKFLACYGKPEYEYFGINSARLIRGVLTPYNSQNKLKSLWTLWRSGKLSDLIRLRKFVTLVRNNRNFGDTNCGEISRHKGRSVAEMFSPSFTQSIIRALTIRMNGAEPKEISVENFGTHLQMLQDEYEQLKSPISEFFRRFQCHPSLRVFLNTPIQNIEDARAVGRVPEDEPIRHKGSKAARFVLRLEGETKAYQSVIVCLPAHGAKRCLQRSYPQLAIPLSAVRYFPVAVIIADYAQDVFKPEIRACTFGPENSLSNIGAYGLTALNRVRYTFSGEEAAELLLEALDDDYLLTAAEAQARPYFNLDNNPCTSYKVRYWEKGLCAYTKNEAAFQTELGLALNEIAGLELAGDYQKGASIENCFRAAKHAVARLCQSENDSDAFNLSPPKSIYLKGAAHV from the coding sequence ATGACCGGTAAGAATCATCGGGTTGCTGTAATTGGCGGCGGGGTTTCTGGCATAGCCGCGGCGCATTATCTATTACAAGCTGGCTATCAGGTGGATCTCTATGAAGCCAGTAACCGCCTTGGCGGGCGAGTATCTATTGGGAACTTGTCTGGCGAAGAAGTCTGTTTTGGCGGTAAAAATATTGGATATGACTATATAGAATTCCGCAAGTTTTTAGCCTGTTATGGAAAACCTGAATATGAATATTTTGGTATTAATTCGGCGCGTCTTATTCGCGGTGTGCTAACGCCATACAACTCGCAAAACAAACTCAAAAGCCTATGGACCTTATGGCGTTCAGGCAAACTCTCTGACCTTATTCGGCTTAGAAAATTTGTGACTTTAGTCAGAAATAATCGGAATTTCGGGGACACGAATTGTGGAGAAATCAGTCGGCACAAGGGCCGCTCTGTGGCTGAGATGTTTAGCCCATCTTTTACTCAATCAATAATACGGGCGCTAACGATAAGAATGAACGGCGCAGAACCAAAAGAGATAAGCGTCGAAAATTTTGGGACCCATCTGCAAATGCTCCAAGATGAGTATGAGCAATTAAAGTCGCCCATATCTGAATTCTTTAGACGGTTTCAATGCCACCCCTCTCTTCGAGTATTTTTAAATACGCCAATACAGAACATAGAGGATGCGAGGGCGGTGGGGCGCGTGCCAGAAGATGAACCTATACGGCATAAGGGAAGTAAGGCTGCACGTTTTGTTCTTAGGTTGGAGGGAGAGACTAAAGCCTATCAATCCGTCATAGTATGCTTACCCGCCCACGGCGCAAAACGATGTTTGCAGAGGTCATATCCTCAGCTGGCCATACCTTTATCAGCCGTGAGATATTTCCCTGTAGCTGTTATCATTGCTGATTACGCTCAGGATGTATTCAAACCTGAAATTCGGGCTTGCACCTTTGGGCCTGAAAACTCTCTAAGTAATATTGGCGCGTATGGTCTGACGGCGCTTAATCGTGTGCGGTATACCTTTAGCGGCGAAGAGGCCGCCGAACTTCTGCTAGAGGCCCTGGATGATGATTACCTCTTAACGGCCGCAGAGGCTCAAGCGCGTCCATATTTCAATTTAGATAACAACCCCTGCACGTCATACAAAGTTCGGTATTGGGAAAAAGGCTTATGTGCGTACACAAAAAATGAAGCCGCTTTCCAAACAGAGCTAGGTTTGGCTCTCAATGAAATCGCGGGATTAGAGCTGGCGGGGGATTACCAAAAAGGTGCGTCCATAGAGAATTGTTTTCGCGCGGCCAAGCACGCCGTAGCGCGCTTGTGTCAGTCTGAGAATGACAGTGATGCGTTCAATTTATCCCCGCCAAAATCAATTTATTTAAAGGGAGCTGCTCATGTCTAA
- a CDS encoding DeoR/GlpR family DNA-binding transcription regulator: MMTSEPAIFKPSKRQMAILEMVSERGFVATEAMVTEFDVTPQTIRRDLNELKAHGLLTRFHGGAGQADSVENRPYKDRLKSGVDAKRKIAELTASLVPNGASLFLNIGTTTEFVAQALLGHENLHVVTNNINVAQILAHNSSFKIMIAGGEVRSQDGAIIGSSSVDFVNEFRLDIGIVGIGGIDEAGVLLDFDHQEVKTARTILRNSRKTILVADQHKFGRPAMNRMGHLEDLDMLVTDRALSSNYQTLCENSGVNVFIAS, encoded by the coding sequence ATGATGACCAGTGAACCCGCAATTTTCAAGCCGTCAAAACGGCAAATGGCTATTCTAGAGATGGTATCCGAGCGGGGGTTTGTGGCGACCGAAGCTATGGTCACAGAGTTTGACGTCACACCGCAAACCATTCGCCGCGACCTGAATGAATTGAAAGCCCACGGATTATTGACGCGTTTTCACGGCGGCGCAGGCCAAGCCGATAGCGTTGAAAATCGGCCCTATAAAGACCGCCTGAAATCTGGCGTGGATGCCAAGAGAAAAATTGCAGAACTAACAGCGTCACTTGTGCCAAATGGCGCCTCATTGTTTTTGAATATTGGGACAACAACTGAATTTGTGGCACAGGCTTTGCTGGGGCATGAAAATCTGCATGTCGTAACAAATAATATCAATGTGGCCCAGATATTGGCCCATAATAGTAGCTTTAAAATTATGATTGCAGGCGGCGAAGTCCGTAGCCAAGACGGCGCGATTATAGGCTCTAGCTCTGTGGATTTTGTCAATGAGTTCCGATTGGATATTGGTATTGTCGGCATTGGCGGTATCGATGAAGCGGGCGTGTTGCTTGATTTTGACCATCAAGAAGTCAAAACCGCGCGAACCATATTACGCAATTCTCGAAAGACTATATTAGTCGCAGACCAACATAAATTTGGCCGGCCGGCTATGAACCGAATGGGCCATTTAGAAGATTTGGACATGCTTGTGACAGACCGCGCCTTATCCTCTAATTATCAAACGCTTTGTGAAAATTCAGGCGTGAATGTTTTTATCGCATCCTAG
- a CDS encoding porin, whose translation MRLPFYFLAALLGGGLCPAAAQAQTASDTDLELYGSWRLHANYVSVDESSNPEGDGELGLTDAYSRLGAKLRFGDEAIKITARYEVNINSADLELGDPSFFDDEDSRLYSVKAEGKFGTVLVGKDWLPYYNNIGYPVDYFSSIYAGYTTYAYFREHQITYITPRVNGFSGSLARMQRTGGGAKGWHYALSYVKNGVTLAAGREDMDGAEADTQGVALSYTHKDWYLAGKYEKNDIAGTIYNGFVQYRRGPYSFKAGLGLGDQYSGDTYHLGVDYHLNAQFKLFTEFYAEELNYALLRNDAQRASDYFGAGGFGVRQNGKAILTGFRWDFSFRPQHHQ comes from the coding sequence ATGCGCTTGCCTTTTTATTTCTTAGCGGCCTTGCTTGGCGGCGGCCTATGCCCTGCTGCGGCGCAGGCCCAAACAGCATCGGACACCGATTTAGAGCTTTACGGATCGTGGAGGCTCCATGCCAATTATGTCAGCGTCGACGAATCGTCTAACCCAGAAGGAGACGGAGAGCTGGGCTTAACAGACGCCTATTCCCGATTGGGCGCAAAATTACGCTTTGGCGATGAGGCCATAAAAATAACAGCGCGGTACGAGGTAAACATCAATTCTGCAGATTTAGAGTTAGGCGATCCTTCATTTTTCGACGACGAAGATTCCCGCCTATATAGTGTCAAAGCCGAAGGGAAATTCGGAACCGTATTAGTCGGCAAGGACTGGCTGCCTTATTATAATAATATTGGCTATCCCGTAGATTATTTCAGCTCCATCTATGCGGGCTACACCACTTATGCTTATTTTCGAGAGCATCAAATCACCTATATAACGCCAAGAGTTAACGGCTTTAGCGGAAGCCTAGCCCGAATGCAGCGCACAGGCGGGGGGGCCAAAGGTTGGCACTATGCCTTGTCTTACGTCAAAAATGGAGTGACGCTTGCGGCAGGCCGAGAAGATATGGACGGCGCCGAAGCGGACACACAGGGCGTGGCCTTATCTTATACTCATAAGGATTGGTATCTGGCGGGAAAATACGAAAAGAATGATATAGCTGGAACGATTTATAACGGCTTTGTCCAATATCGGCGCGGCCCCTATAGCTTTAAAGCGGGGCTCGGGCTTGGCGATCAATATTCAGGTGACACCTACCATTTGGGTGTGGACTATCATCTGAACGCACAATTTAAACTCTTCACGGAATTTTACGCCGAAGAATTAAACTACGCCCTGCTTCGTAATGATGCACAAAGGGCAAGCGATTATTTCGGTGCAGGCGGCTTTGGCGTTCGGCAAAATGGCAAGGCCATCCTCACAGGGTTTCGATGGGATTTCTCCTTTCGCCCTCAACACCATCAATAA
- a CDS encoding histidine phosphatase family protein, translated as MSNMQPKQVYIVRHGNTFDKGDVVTRVGARTDLPLSTSGRLQAQALGAHFKNISFGAVYSSPLLRTLQTAETIIASQPHKLSLQITDFLREIDYGPDENKPESDVIARLGQAALKQWDDAALVPAGWSVDVESIIASWVGFLDSLAQSPERDPVLVVTSNGVARFLFDAVSEPLPKGIQRKLATAAFGRITLLEGRSTIESWNLRA; from the coding sequence ATGAGTAATATGCAGCCCAAACAGGTATATATCGTTCGGCATGGGAACACCTTTGATAAAGGCGATGTCGTAACCCGCGTCGGCGCGCGCACAGATTTACCGTTATCCACATCTGGGCGTCTCCAAGCTCAAGCCTTGGGCGCGCATTTTAAAAATATCAGCTTTGGCGCGGTTTATAGCAGTCCGCTTTTACGTACCTTGCAAACGGCAGAGACAATCATAGCCTCTCAGCCCCATAAGCTAAGCCTACAGATAACCGACTTTCTCAGAGAAATAGATTACGGCCCGGATGAAAACAAACCTGAATCAGATGTCATTGCGCGGTTAGGCCAAGCAGCCCTCAAGCAATGGGATGATGCGGCTCTTGTGCCTGCGGGTTGGTCGGTAGATGTAGAGTCGATAATAGCAAGTTGGGTAGGTTTTTTAGACAGCCTCGCACAATCGCCAGAGCGTGATCCCGTTCTTGTTGTGACGAGCAATGGTGTGGCGCGGTTTCTTTTTGACGCCGTCAGTGAGCCTTTGCCCAAAGGTATTCAGCGAAAACTCGCGACAGCCGCCTTTGGTCGGATTACGCTCTTAGAGGGTCGCAGCACCATCGAATCTTGGAATCTGCGCGCTTAG